The genomic segment AACTTCGCCAGTGACTTCTGAAAGTGAAGTTCCTGTCTCAGCCGATCCTGGGTCTGTTTGGggctggagagggagaggaggtgaggggtgttatttttaaataacactttACTAATACATTAAGAAAAAGCTCTCTTGGCAGTATGTGTCTTGCAGCACTGACTAGGATCCTATAAAACGCATGCTCTGATAGCTGTTACAGAGAGCAGGTCCCCGATGCACACCCAAGGAGAGGCCTCAGCAGGTGGTTCTGCCCTGAAAGTGCCACTAGGGCCCAAATTCTGCAGGAGGGTCCCTTCCTCCACCCAACAGAATTTGAGGACCCTCCAGGGAAGCCCTGTCACAGGATCTAGAGTGACATAGAGACCTCTTCAGTAGACCATAAGGGGGAGCAAAGCCAGGACTCTCAGTACTGAACCCCAACTCTTCTTTTCCAGAGCTGGGGAGAAGCCGATCTTTCAGTCAAAAGCCTGAGGCAGAGACATCTGAGCGGCACTCTCCTTCCCCAGGCCCCCACAGCCAGCGCGCTGTGcctctccacagcctctccagcCAGGCAAGCTCTCACCTGCAGTCACTGAAGCAGGCAGTACCCAGAGATGcagcccatccccaccccatgACCTTGCCTGCGCCAGCTTCCAGCATTCAGGGCATCCACCATGCACCAGATCACAACAGCTGCTGCCAGCAACCACGGGTGCCCTTCCTTCTCTGGCCTACCGAAGCAGGCAGTGGCTTGGTTTCAGGAAATAAAGCTAGACAACTTGCTAATAGTCCTTAAAAGTTTCCCCTCAATCTCCCATTCTAATAATAATTGGAGTAGAAATTAATTGGAGGGCTCTGTTGCACTGATGGCATCTGTCAAGCAACCGGACACATGGATTTTgctaaattcttttatttttttgtttaaattttcacTTCAATTTTAATTCTTGAAGAACAGCCTTGACAACATATATCGCACTCATTATAAGAAGCAAAGGGTTATATCAAAAATTATTAGTATAGAATCACAGGAAATCTGGTTTGgaaccagaaaaaaatacaaaacagatatagatacatagacacaggacaatttttttaataattatttggaaaatgttattttcccctaattcttgtttccttttttatgtgcATACGATGtttaaattttacaaaaaatgaaaataaagactaGTATTTTACAAAATGAATAACAATGTTTGGGGGGTGTTTCTACATAGAATTCAGTCCACTTCCATGTGTGTTATTTTCTGTACAGAATATATCCACATCCGTCCACAATAAATCCTGGAAGGTCCATTAGTCTCCTTTAGTTTTATTAAAAGTCTCATGGTCCTCTCttccaatatttttttctttttctcaccagACGCaagggtccttttttttttttttcctccaacgtGTTCACAGATCTGATTCTAAAAAGtctctttttctccttgtttgcaGCTCGCGTTGCATCTGCAGGGTGGGCTGCTCTTTTCCCCCTGGCCCTCCTCCCCATTGCCTGGCCTGCCCAGCTGCCACACCCTGCGTCAGCGCCTGGTGTTCCGGAAGTTTTGGAGTCCATAGCCCCTGCTGGTCCTCTGAGTCTCTAGGGGATGGGGTTGGGGGAACAGGCGGGAAGTGCCCAAGGTCTAGGAGCACTGGATGGACATGTAAGGCCAGTTGAAGCTGCTCCCAGACAGTAACATATCGCGGATGAGAGTTTCGATGGGGGTTTTACCTACCAAGCGGACGAAGAAGAGCTGCTCAATGACCGAGGAGGACACGGTGCGCAGCGAGGGCAGCCGCAGTAGGAGTTTGCCAAAGCGGCTGGGCTGGTTAGGGTACTGGCTCCTCACATACTCCTCCAGCGCGCACTGCGATTTCTCCTGCAGGCTCTCGATGTGGGCGGCATCCGACAGGCCACAGGCATCTGCCCGAGCGGCCACAGGAAGGAGAGACAAGGGGGAGGGGGCACACGGTTAGGTCAGTGAGCAGCAATGGCCCAAACAACAAgcaattaaattattatttttttaaggataaaagaaaaaaataggagggggaaaaaaaaaagaaatcctccccTCCGTGCCTCCCCAAGCTTCTATCAttccctcctcccaacccccagtgcaaataaaaataaatcaagccCCCACCAAGCCAAGAAGACCTGGAGAGAGAATTGCACACATGCAGAGGTAGCAACCTCTCTAGtccctttgtttttcctctttcacCTTTGGATTAAATAATGTACGATGCTGAAGCCATGTTTGCTCTGCATAACAACCTATCCTCCGTCTGCAGAGGAGCATCTTTCCACTGTGCTCATTAAAGGGGGGACTTTTGCTCCTTTGCCCCTGGTTTTGGGGTGTTCAGGAGCCCTGAAGAAATATGTAGCCTGGTGGCAGTTCTTACAGGTTTCTTGAAATCTCCCTCTCAAACCCAAATGACCCCGACTAGAAACCTTAAGAAGAACCTAGATTGTGTAGTGAACAAATACATGGGAGGGGGTAAAATATCATGGGCTTGGTAGTGCTTGGAATCAGATCAAGCCCTTGCTTTAGCCATATAAGATTTGAGATCCACTATCTATGCAAGCAAGAGCTCTGCGGCAAATCCTTGATGAGGGTATACACTTCTATCTGTGCTTTAGATCAAGTAATTGAAAATTGGTCACATCTCTGTAAACTGTACAATAATCAGGAGGAATATGGCTTGGTTACTCCAGGCTGCAGAAAGGAGACATCTCCAGTGATCAGACACAAAGCTGGGCTGCTGCTTCAGAACTGGGAGGTGGGGAGTGGAGGAGAGATTGGGGAGACAGGTTTTCTGTGGCAGGACCAAGGGAGAAAAAGACACCAAAGCACAATGACAGCATCTCAAAACCTCTATTTCACATCAACCAAGGGTCTTCTCGGtctccaaaatatattttgagaCAGCAGTTTATACTTTATCAACTAACCAGAGACAAGTAAATAGAGGGGAAGGTGAAATCAGAGGAATGAAGTAAAGATTTCCTCTCCTACTTCAAACACCTGTGTTGTTTcttatattaataataaatattttaaaagcaggaAGATCACAGAAGAGTGTTTAGCCAGTCAGGAGGCTGACTAGAGATGAAAGGCAGACTTTGCTAATAGACAGATAGTTTGCTAATAGGAAGAAATTCATGCATGGCAATGCCCCCGAAAGGACATTATACATTTGTGAATGGGCAGGTGTGACCCTGAGAAGTCACAGCAAATGATTCAAAGACAAACTTTTGTGTCTGCTGAGTTTCTGAGCTTTATGTCTTTACATTTCAAGAACTGGGATTTACAAAGCATTCTAATACCTTCCTCTACAAGGCTTTGGCCTTGAGCAAAACTACAAATAGACTAGTGATAATTCAAGAACTTCTGAGGCAGTCTCCTTTGACCCCAGATCCAGACTGGGTTCCTCTTAGATGTCTAATTACTCCAGCCAGCTGCTTGGGTGCGTCCGTACTGGCCTGACTTGTGAATCCAGTGAGATTTTATGGCTCGCAGGTTGAAGACAGAAGCACTGTGGGGCCCCACTGCTTAGTCCCCTTACACCTTAAGGTCTGCTCTTGGCCCTGCTTGCTAACCTGGCCCCGCTAAATGGCCACCATGCAGACTCATATTTACATATATCTTGCTTTCATGCATTACCTACCCATTATGCCACAGGATCCCTTTTAGCCTCAGACAATGCAATATGAAAAGGATCCAATGATGCCCCAGAAGATTTTTTAAAGATCCATATGGTATCCCCTCAGGTCTGTAAAATTTTTATCTGATATTTACAATTAGGGCCCTGGACTGCAAGGTTACTATCCTTCTCTCAGCTAGGGCACTCCAAGGGAGAGAAACCAGGAAAGACGTGCCTGGCTGCTTcgacttcttttcttctttgaaggCAGGATGCCTGTATGTGGTCCTGGCTTCCAGGTGCCAGCCTGGCCAGCCCTGTGGCCTCCCTCCAGCAGAAGCCCTAGTTCAGGCCTGGCTTTCCACTCTCAATAGACATTCCCACTCTGGGTGTTCCTGCAACAGGATTCCTCCAACTGTGGACAGCCAGTGTGAGCTCTCAGATCAATTGGGTGGTTGTGATAGCAAAGCTAGGTGAGCAGGGGGTATAATGCAGTACACATTTACACTCCAGGAGTTATATCCCAGATAAGACAAGGAGGCAGAATGTGCAAAATCCATGCCTTACTTTTTATATGGTAGTGTCAATGTTAGAACCCTCAATATTTCTTCTACAGTATATGGAAAagaaattatgtaaataaataaccaTTACTGCTCAGGCCCTCCCGGCTTAGGCTCTGTAGTGCAGAGAATGTATTTCATGTTGTGCATTCAGAAGAGTTTAGTGTTCAAGAAATATAGATGTAATCAGCTGCCATAACTAGAAATCAAAGTTATTATTGTGCTGAAAATGGATTTATTGTATTTATGTTGACTAGAtggctcctttcagagaaggtCTCATTTATTTGAGGGAATATTTAGGTGTgtgaattaatgaaaaatatttttaaagtaagttcAGGTCATGACCTAGTCCTTGGATGCTGTCCAGAATATTAAGGATTAAACATACCATCCAGAGGCCAAATGTAAAAACCACCACAGGGAACTCCCGTGCTAGCTTCAAATACTTAGCCAGAGCAAACTTCATTGGACAATATGTCTAAAACTGTCTTTTCCATCATTCAAAGTCTGCTTAAAAGTTGGATGACTTTGAGAAGGCTTCCCATGAATTCCCTCCTGGCTAGCAATCAAAACAAGTTTAGTCAAAAGTGGAAATGTGTTGTATGGAGGAGGGGGGTGAATTACTACTGACAGCCCTATTTCCATTCTCAGATATTCTGCTTGCAATTTTCTAACAAAATAAAGTCATTGTTCACTCCCAGGCCTCTCTTGCACCTTGAAGACTTGATTCGAGAAACTTCCttgggaaaactttttttttaaaggaacactTTTCATAGGGGTGTTTTAGGATGGGAAGTTGAAAGAAAAGCACAAATTCCACAATCTTCCCCACAGGCTACACAGTCCTCGCCTCTCTCtctgggaaaggaaatgaaaccagaaaaattaAGGGGGTTCAAAGAACCTAAAGAGGGGACAAGGAAGAGAGAGGGTGACCATTCTTGATAAGACCTCTGTCGAGTTCCAGGTCACATTTCTGCTTCAAGACACCTCACTGGATGAGATTTTAAAACCCCAGCTTTCCTGACACTGGCTTGCTTCCTGATTAATTTGGCTAAAGAGCCAGTTAGTGGAGAgccagccaggccccaggcctgCCAGAGCTAAAGCAGCCTGGTCGCTGCTTCCCAGGCTCTTTGTCACTTTTGAAAAACACGTTTCCATCAAGaagacttattaagataaaatgCATTCAAACACCGAGGAGGCTATTCAATAAATCTTCCATTTGTTTTAAGGTTCGCACTTTATCCTCTTGCAAAGAATAACTCCCTCTCCCACTAGCAGACCTGCATTTGCACTGAAAGTAAAAGGGGGGCAGTCCAAGTCCACGGCTCTGGCCACCCTGCATACAAATGAGATGTTCTTGTCTAAATAAATTATCTGCTGCTCAGATCGATATTAATACTACATTTGCTACGTTACAATATTGTGCAAATTTAAGAGTCATTTTAATACAATGTAAATACGATTTTTCACGCATGAAAGCCAAGAAATATTGATAGATTATACCACTGCTTACTGTTCAACAAGGCCTTGGGAATGGTGTTTTGCCATTTTTGCTCAAGAATGGTTTTAATTTGGCCTTTGGAGGTCCTGGCTCTAGGATAGATTTATTAAGAtggtttatttattctctgaatgGAGGAATTAAAAACAATAGTGCCAATAATGGTGGTAAAACTGCAGCTAACCCTGTTCACAGTGGGCAAGGCCTAAGAGCCAGTCTGAGCTCCTCTGTTCCCCACCAGCGTCCTTTCTGGCTTTGTTTATATTTCCCCCCATTACCTGCTGTCCTGGGTGTTTATATGTTTCCCTCTTGCAGGTTACAATAATAAAAGGCGGGTAGTGTTCTCAGAGGTTCAGACCAGAGCCTTCAAAGGCAACGTTAATGCACTTTCCTGGAAGTTAATTTGAACCATCTATCACAAGAGAAATTGTTAACATGCATGTTACCACCGCCTACAtttaatttgatatttttaagGCACTCTGTTAAATTTCCAGTGTTCTTGTGTTTTGCATGGCTATGAGATTTATCTCCAGGGCGGGAATATCCTCCCATACTTGCGGGTTCTACagtattgcttttgttttttatctttcttgTTTAGATCGAATCCTCTTTTTTATGAGCCTCAATAACCTCAGCAACTGCAAACATGAATGGTTTCCGATAAGGGAAAATCAGGCAGCAATAAAGCGGGATTATTTATGATTTATTTGCGCGTATTGCTCTCTTTCCACCTCTCTGTCTCCCCGTGTCGGCAAACTCATCCAGGGACCGTGCCACACAGAGAAAGCCGCATTCCCAcgttctcttccttccctctcctcccccagaaAAGCTGAGCTGTGgcgcgcacacacgcacacgcacttcgcacacacaaacacaccgcACACACGCGCAGCCAGACGGATCCACGGCACCGCCTCCCCGCCcccctaccacacacacacacccgccgcCGCGGCCCCGCGAGGGGGTCGAGGCCGCTGGGCCCAGCCGCCTGCTGCCTCAGCTCCCGCACCGCCGTGCGCCCAAGATGGCAGCGGCACCGCCAGCCGCATCCTGACCCAGGGGCTGCAGGTCCCGGCCAGGCCCAAGTCTCGCCGGACGCAGCGACGCAGCGCAGGAGGCCCAGCCGCGGCGCAGCGGGGCCTGCGGTTGCCCATGCGCGGCCTGACCTCCCAACGACCGCAGACTCACCTGATGTGAACAGCACGATGGCTTTGAGGCAGCTGTACTCGGCCGAGTCGACGTGCAGCGCCTTGAGCTTCTCCACCTGTTCCTGGAAGATGCGGATGTGGTCCATGAAGGCCACGACGCGGTCGGCGGACATAGGCGAGGCGTGCAGGCCGGCAGCTGCCAGCAGCGGCGCCACGTGCAGCGGCATGGAGCACTGGGCCGCGTTGAGCACAAACAGCTCGCTCCAGGTGAGGCGTAGCAGGGACACCTGGTCGGTGATCTGCAGATCCGGGAAGAAGGGGATGTTGCGGGCCCACTCGACGGCGCTGAAGAGCAGGCGCGCGGCCAGCTCACAGATGTTTTCGATGCCCATGATGTTGTTGGGCTGCATGCATTGGCTGCCGTAGCGCGACGTGGGGTAGGGCTCCGCGCGCAGCAGCAGCGAGATGTAGCCGGACAGGTAGCAGTGGCCGTTGAGGGGGTCCCCGTTGGTGAGTGCGTACTGGCCTGGATTGGGCTGGGTTGGAGGCATTCTTCCTCGCTGAACCGCtgacaaaaagaaagagagaaaagaggcaaTGTGCATCCAGGGGGCTTGCGAACATCGTCGCGCCGCAGCGCACCCGACACAATG from the Manis pentadactyla isolate mManPen7 chromosome 2, mManPen7.hap1, whole genome shotgun sequence genome contains:
- the NR2F1 gene encoding COUP transcription factor 1 produces the protein MAMVVSSWRDPQDDVAGGNPGGPNPAAQAARGGGGGAGEQQQQAGSGAPHTPQTPGQPGAPATPGTAGDKGQGPPGSGQSQQHIECVVCGDKSSGKHYGQFTCEGCKSFFKRSVRRNLTYTCRANRNCPIDQHHRNQCQYCRLKKCLKVGMRREAVQRGRMPPTQPNPGQYALTNGDPLNGHCYLSGYISLLLRAEPYPTSRYGSQCMQPNNIMGIENICELAARLLFSAVEWARNIPFFPDLQITDQVSLLRLTWSELFVLNAAQCSMPLHVAPLLAAAGLHASPMSADRVVAFMDHIRIFQEQVEKLKALHVDSAEYSCLKAIVLFTSDACGLSDAAHIESLQEKSQCALEEYVRSQYPNQPSRFGKLLLRLPSLRTVSSSVIEQLFFVRLVGKTPIETLIRDMLLSGSSFNWPYMSIQCS